One stretch of Psilocybe cubensis strain MGC-MH-2018 chromosome 6, whole genome shotgun sequence DNA includes these proteins:
- a CDS encoding Midasin — protein sequence MPDNFALAVPHHCKAIPKFPTVSKEIEDESQIEGLKGEEEQKAPEGDHEDGDAIEMDNDFGGKLEDVPDPASDKEDDRDDKDDGSEHDIDETLGDLNDLDTDAVDEKMWGDEKGPEGTGDKDEKTDKDHSKEQAGPSEVVAKEGKEQKKSQDQESDHQPEPEPQAPLEDHEEHLEDAGNDEPSDPDVNGGKMDDYVQDAETLELPDDMDLGLDGGEKEGEDDLTKDDDPMDGDDEGLPDDNVTEGLEDFSMDDKTTNTPSADVSKEDDSERNDDNDMFSEAPQGVDDDEANREEGEDEEADEKVEAVARPDISHDGGMADPGDIANPEAGENSSTGETGTSQGGLGQAASKNEEKSANVDGSLEATQLSESVPEDNGGTGSASSGVQQGQKESQNKSRPIPNPLRSLGDALKEIQQRFDEILNSESMDAPRDKMGESNAKSQVEYLLPEDIDDEMQALGPAGEEQVAKLDQLTIVDDNMEVEEPPFSMDVEPPLVPEVHDQSIHQSPIEEQEPTATGREHGKDVEGAILKIGATQAEVSAVHDPSLPKVDDIHDEDELIETQLRQWRAADYPEDGAEKIWRLYESLTHDLAYTLCEQLRLILEPTLATRLKGDYRTGKRLNMKKVISYIASDYTKDKIWLRRTKPSQREYQVLISIDDSRSMAESHSVHLAYQTLALISKALSRLESGDVAIAKFGETVDLLHGFDEGPFSDQAGTKVINAFRFTQKATNVLSLLQLTLKVLESARERKAMSSASAADLWQLQIIISDGMCQDHEKLRTMLRKAEEQRVMIVFIILDSLQGTKTEPGSSKGATHGSILSMDKAEFKMVEGRMELQLQKYLDSFPFEYYVVLREVEALPDVLAGTLKQFFERISEE from the exons ATGCCTGACAACTTTGCACTTgctgt GCCCCATCATTGTAAGGCTATCCCGAAATTTCCGACAGTAAGCAAGGaaatcgaggatgaaagcCAAATCGAGGGTCTCAAAGGCGAGGAAGAGCAGAAGGCACCTGAAGGTGATCATGAGGACGGCGACGCTATTGAGATGGATAACGACTTCGGCGGCAAGTTGGAGGATGTACCTGATCCTGCTTCAGACAAAGAAGACGATCGCGACGACAAGGACGACGGAAGCGAGCATGATATCGATGAAACTTTAGGTGATCTAAATGATTTAGATACTGATGCTGTCGACGAGAAAATGTGGGGTGACGAAAAAGGCCCTGAAGGTACCGGCGACAAAGATGAGAAGACAGATAAAGATCATTCGAAAGAGCAGGCAGGTCCCTCCGAGGTTGTTGCTAAAGAGGGCAAAGAACAGAAGAAGTCCCAGGACCAGGAGAGCGATCATCAGCCAGAACCGGAACCGCAAGCGCCGTTGGAAGACCATGAAGAACATCTTGAAGATGCAGGGAACGACGAACCCTCAGATCCCGATGTGAACGGTGGAAAAATGGATGACTATGTACAGGATGCCGAGACACTTGAATTACCTGACGACATGGATTTGGGGTTAGATGGGGGTGAAAAAGAAGGCGAGGACGATTTAACTAAAGATGACGATCCTATGGATGGTGACGATGAAGGACTGCCTGATGATAATGTGACTGAGGGGCTTGAGGATTTTTCCATGGATGACAAAACAACGAATACACCTTCAGCCGATGTTTcaaaagaagatgattcaGAACGGAACGATGATAATGACATGTTCTCGGAGGCACCCCAAGgtgtggatgatgatgaggccAACCgggaagagggagaagatgaggaagcGGATGAAAAAGTAGAGGCCGTCGCTCGACCCGACATCTCTCATGACGGCGGAATGGCAGACCCAGGCGACATCGCTAATCCTGAGGCTGGGGAAAACTCATCTACTGGGGAAACAGGGACATCTCAAGGTGGTTTGGGTCAAGCTGCTTCAAAGAACGAAGAAAAGTCCGCTAATGTTGACGG ATCCTTGGAAGCCACGCAACTTTCGGAAAGCGTGCCTGAAGATAATGGCGGCACGGGATCTGCGTCGTCTGGTGTTCAACAAGGCCAAAAGGAATCGCAGAACAAATCAAGACCCATTCCAAATCCTTTACGCAGTCTGGGAGACGCCCTCAAGGAGATCCAACAACGATTTGATGAAATTCTCAATTCTGAATCAATGGATGCTCCCCGAGATAAAATGGGCGAATCAAACGCCAAGTCTCAGGTTGAATACCTCCTTCCTGAAGATATTGATGACGAGATGCAGGCGTTGGGTCCGGCTGGGGAAGAACAAGTTGCGAAGTTGGATCAGCTCACTATCGTGGACGACAACATGGAAGTTGAGGAACCGCCTTTTTCTATGGATGTGGAGCCACCGTTGGTGCCTGAGGTACATGATCAGAGTATTCATCAGTCACCTATTGAGGAACAAGAGCCGACTGCTACTGGACGGGAGCACGGAAAGGACGTAGAAGGTGCCATCTTAAAAATAGGTGCAACTCAAGCCGAAGTGTCTGCTGTTCACGACCCATCTTTGCCAAAGGTGGACGATATtcatgatgaagacgagcTTATTGAAACCCAACTTCGTCAATGGAGAGCTGCTGACTACCCTGAAGATGGAGCGGAGAAGATTTGGCGTCTATATGAATCTCTTACTCATGATCTTGCTTACACTTTGTGCGAACAACTTCGCCTCATCCTTGAACCAACCTTGGCCACCCGACTGAAGGGCGATTATCGGACCGGAAAACGGCTCAATATGAAGAAAGTCATTTCTTACATCGCCAGTGACTACACCAAGGACAAAATCTGGTTACGTCGCACGAAGCCAAGTCAGCGAGAATATCAAGTGCTCATATCCATTGATGATTCTCGTTCAATGGCAGAATCCCATTCAGTTCATCTCGCCTATCAAACGTTAGCTTTGATTTCCAAAGCCCTGAGCCGTCTAGAATCTGGAGACGTGGCAATTGCAAAGTTTGGCGAAACTGTTGATCTGCTCCATGGTTTTGACGAAGGCCCTTTCTCAGATCAAGCAGGGACAAAAGTTATCAACGCCTTCCGGTTCACACAGAAGGCCACCAATGTTTTGTCTCTGCTGCAATTAACTTTGAAAGTCCTTGAAAGTGCAAGAGAACGAAAAGCAATGAGTTCCGCTTCAGCCGCTGACTTGTGGCAACTTCAAATTATTATCTCCGATGGAATGTGTCAAGATCACGAAAAACTACGCACTATGTTGCGGAAGGCTGAAGAACAACGGGTTATGATCGTTTTCATCATCCTAGACTCACTTCAAGGGACAAAAACTGAGCCGGGTTCTTCAAAAGGTGCAACTCATGGGTCGATTCTGTCCATGGACAAAGCAGAGTTCAAAATGGTCGAAGGAAGAATGGAGCTCCAACTGCAAAAATACTTGGATTCATTCCCCTTCGAGTACTACGTCGTTCTTCGGGAGGTGGAAGCTTTGCCTGACGTTCTAGCCGGAACATTAAAACAATTCTTCGAGCGCATCTCTGAGGAATAG
- a CDS encoding putative pyrophosphatase (putative pyrophosphatase/phosphodiesterase C725.05c), whose product MSASTSSSPTPKNKTFSPKDAEVEERKGLLIDADENLDDHDEYFEDDIPTTRSSWSRRKITTTAIVIIGLLVTGALARTVLFGSPGRMTNHSAFSGEELRSNGTALFKRTVVVVSIDGLRADYLDRGFTPHLLALSKKGLRAKSMKPIFPVSRAYNHWAIMTGLHAESHGIVANNFWDPVTGEEFHYNQIKSAWISSWWFGEPMWETAEKAGVTAANLMWPGPPKTTSGSSATYFVPWKDKVPLEDKLKQILNWIDLPLDKRPQLILAYEPSLDQAGHATGPYSERVNHTLVQVDVFAKELHDSIAARNLTDIVDIVFVSDHGMTDTSNPEPVYMDDILGKEGIAAIAHEDGWPSMGLRFHEHANLSKHLDALLKASDNNPEKFDVYTHETMPERYHFANNERIAPIYVVPKIGYILTTHAEGNTGMSKGNHGYDNEEVSMQAMFVAHGPFSHQAKAQHQRRSKIAHLSSRAHEGWHSTSDDTYIMNTFQNVEIYNLVMKLLGIENIANNNGTLGFWDQYL is encoded by the exons ATGTCTGCTTCGACGAGTTCTTCACCTACACCGAAGAACAAGACCTTTTCGCCCAAGGACGCTGAGGTcgaggaaagaaagggcCTTCTTATTGATGCGGACGAAAACTTGGATGACCACGATGAATACTTTGAAGATGACATCCCAACGACTCGGTCCTCTTGGTCGCGGAGAAAGATTACGACGACAGCCATTGTGATAATTGGGCTACTGGTGACTGGGGCGCTGGCTCGTACCGTTCTGTTTGGTAGTCCTGGAAGAATGACGAACCATTCTGCTTTTTCTGGAGAAGAGCTGCGTTCCAATGGCACGGCCTTGTTCAAACgaaccgtcgtcgtcgtctccaTTGACGGGTTAAG GGCAGACTATCTGGACCGAGGTTTCACACCTCATTTACTTGCACTCAGCAAAAAGGGTCTTCGAGCTAAATCCATGAAACCTATATTTCCAGTAAGTCGCGCATA TAATCATTGGGCTATAAT GACTGGTTTGCATGCCGAATCTCATGGAATAGTAGCAAAT AACTTCTGGGATCCAGTTACTGGGGAAGAATTCCATTACAATCAAATTAAATCTGCCTGGATTTCATCCTGGTGGTTTGGAGAACCT ATGTGGGAAACCGCTGAGAAGGCGGGCGTGACGGCAGCTAATCTGATGTG GCCCGGTCCCCCAAAAACCACATCTGGATCCTCCGCAACATATTTTGTCCCCTGGAAA GACAAAGTTCCCCTTGAAGACAAACTGAAGCAAATTCTAAACTGGATTGATCTTCCTCTTGATAAGAGACCACAGCTGATATTGG CCTATGAACCTTCTCTTGACCAAGCGGGTCATGCAACAGGTCCATATTCTGAGCGGGTTAAC CATACCCTTGTACAAGTGGACGTTTTTGCAAAGGAGCTTCATGACTCCATCGCCGCTCGCAATCTAACCGATATAGTCGACATCGTTTTTGTTAGTGACCACGGCATGACAGATACCAGTAATCCTGAGCCAGTATatatggatgacattttagGCAAGGAAGGGATCGCTGCTATCGCTCACGAGGATGGCTGGCCATCAATGGGCCTTCGGTTCCATGAGCACGCTAATTTGTCGAAGCACCTCGACGCACTTTTAAAGGCTTCAGATAATAATCCGGAGAAGTTTGACGTCTATACCCACGAAACTATGCCCGAGAGATACCATTTTGCGAACAATGAACGCATTGCTCCCATATATGTCGTACCAAAGATTGGATATATTCTAACAACACATGCAGAAGGCAATACTGGCATGAGCAAAGGG AATCACGGATACGACAACGAAGAAGTTTCGATGCAGGCTATGTTTGTCGCTCATGGGCCATTCTCTCACCAGGCTAAAGCACAGCACCAGCGACGATCAAAAATCGCGCATCTATCTTCTCGAGCTCATGAAGGTTGGCACTCGACTTCGGACGACACGTATATCATGAATACTttccagaatgttgaaaTCTATAATCTGGTGATGAAACTTCTGGGTATTGAGAACATTGCTAATAACAATGGCACGCTCGGCTTCTGGGATCAATATCTATGA
- a CDS encoding SH3 domain-containing protein (SH3 domain-containing protein PJ696.02), whose product MSMLDKFRKGAQKAGMQATAFVQSSTTKVASGSREFVQTFSLPGEAEKAANILDSFLADPERPESALNAIPKAVLQRARGLAVFQVVKAGFVFSGKAGSGLVIARLPDGSWSAPSCIATGGVGWGLQIGADITDFVIVLNSEDAVRAFSMGGNVTIGGNISASAGPIGTGGSVQASLAHPAPMFSYSKSKGLFAGLSLEGTVLIERKDANRDFYGSPVPAKDILGGRVPPPEVASRLYEIIEAAEGLDESGLPEAAYVPSPIHDNHMVFDADHGH is encoded by the exons ATGTCGATGCTTGATAAATTCCGTAAGGGCGCACAGAAGGCTGGGATGCAAGCCACGGCATTTGTTCAATCTAGCACGACCAAAGTAGCTTCAGGATCTCGAGAATTTGTCCAGACCTTTTCACTACCGGGTGAAGCAGAGAAAGCAGCCAACATCTTAGACAGCTTCCTCG CTGATCCTGAAAGGCCCGAGTCAGCGCTCAATGCCATCCCGAAGGCAGTTTTGCAAAGGGCACGAG GCCTGGCAGTGTTCCAAGTCGTTAAAGCCGGATTTGTATTCTCAGGGAAAGCAGGATCCGGTCTTGTCATAGCCCGCCTACCTGATGGATCTTGGTCTGCGCCATCATGTATCGCGACAGGGGGTGTGGGATGGGGTTTACAGATAGGCGCAGATATCACCGACTTTGTGATTGTGTTGAACAGTGAAGATGCTGTACGCGCATTTTCGATGGGAGGCAACGTTACTATTGGCGGAAACATTAGTGCTAGTGCCGGGCCTATAGGAACAGGGGGAAGTGTGCAGGCATCGTTAGCGCACCCTGCCCCCATGTTCTCGTACTCAAAGTCGAAAG GCTTGTTCGCTGGTCTGTCACTTGAAGGGACAGTCCTTATCGAAAGGAAAGATGCCAACCGTGATTTCTATGGATCTCCAGTACCCGCCAAGGACATTCTTGGTGGACGTGTACCTCCTCCCGAAGTTGCTTCAAGATTATATGAGATCATCGAAGCGGCCGAGGGTCTCGATGAGAGTGGTTTGCCTGAGGCTGCTTATGTCCCTTCACCAATTCACGACAATCACATGGTTTTCGATGCTGATCATGGTCATTGA
- a CDS encoding Glucoamylase (Glucoamylase ARB_02327-1), which translates to MRFYLLTSLCCISAVIAQSSVVEKYIATQGPIAKAGLLANIGPDGSKSSGAKAHPYFLPILKALQQVTNPSGTVSTGGLGEPKFNIDGSAFTGSWGRPQRDGPALRATALTTYAEWLIKTSNSSFVKSKIWPVLKLDLDYTATFWNASAFDLWEEVSSSSYFTSAAQHRALREGAELAAKIGQKSVVAEYRKQADNILCFLQTYWNPVSGYVTANTRGGRSGIDANTILASIHNFDPEAGCDANTLQPCSDKALSNLKVYVDAFRTEYAINKGIPATSAVATGRYTEDVYYDGNPWYLTTAAVAEQLYDALIVWKKQSSLTVTPTSLAFFRQFSPSVKQGTYRSSSSTYTTLVKAVKDFADGFIAVNAKYTPSNGALAEQFDRNTGVPASAADLTWSYAATLTAFAARRGAIPASWGAKGLKVPTVCKPNPGPTVQVTFNVIATTVDGENIFITGSIDALEGWSPDTALPLSPANYPTWSITLTLPANTNFEYKYIRKINGAVTWQSDPNNIQSTPANGTLVTHDSWR; encoded by the exons ATGCGCTTTTATCTTCTGACTTCTTTGTGCTGCATTTCGGCTGTGATCGCGCAATCGAGCGTAGTCGAGAAATACATTGCGACTCAAGGTCCTATAGCAAAGGCAGGGTTGCTCGCCAACATTGGTCCTGACGGATCCAAGTCATCTGGCGCGAAGGCACATCCATATTTTCTCCCAATTCTTAAAG CTCTTCAGCAAGTGACCAATCCTAGTGGAACGGTCTCTACTGGTGGTCTCGGTGAACCTAAGTTTAACATCGATGGTTCTGCTTTCACTGGTTCATGGGGAAG GCCACAACGCG ATGGACCGGCTTTACGCGCAACTGCTTTGACCACGTATGCTGAGTGGCTCATCAAAACCTCCAACAGCAGCTTTGTGAAGTCAAAAATATGGCCAGTTTTGAAGCTCGATCTTGATTATACTGCCACTTTCTGGAATGCATCAGC TTTCGATCTTTGGGAAGAGGTCTCTTCTAGCTCTTACTTCACCTCAGCCGCCCAACATCGTGCTCTTCGAGAGGGTGCCGAACTTGCAGCAAAAATTGGCCAAAAGTCTGTTGTTGCTGAATATAGGAAACAGGCTGACAATATTCTGTGCTTCCTACAA ACTTATTGGAACCCTGTCAGTGGTTATGTAACTGCAAACACCAGGGGTGGACGATCCGGCATTGACGCAAATACTATCCTTGCGTCTATTCACAACTTTGATCCAGAGGCTGGTTGTGATGCGAACACACTCCAACCTTGCTCGGACAAAGCTTTGTCGAACCTGAAGGTGTATGTTGACGCTTTCCGTACAGAATATGCGATCAACAAAGGCATCCCTGCTACATCTGCCGTTGCAACAGGTCGTTATACTGAAGACGTCTACTATGATGGCAAC CCGTGGTATTTGACCACCGCTGCCGTCGCCGAGCAACTCTACGACGCTTTAATTGTGTGGAAGAAACAAAGTTCCTTGACCGTGACTCCGACCTCCCTTGCTTTCTTCCGTCAATTCTCTCCTTCGGTGAAACAAGGCACTTATCGATCATCTTCATCTACCTACACCACACTCGTCAAAGCTGTCAAGGACTTTGCTGATGGTTTTATTGCTGTCAATGCTAAGTACACACCTTCGAATGGCGCGCTCGCCGAGCAGTTTGATAGAAATACTGGCGTACCTGCAAGCGCCGCGGACCTGACGTGGAGTTATGCTGCTACTTTGACTGCCTTTGCTGCTCGCAGAGGGGCCATTCCCGCCAGCTGGGGTGCTAAGGGCTTGAAGGTCCCTACCGTGTGCAAGCCAAATCCTGGTCCAACAGTTCAGGTGACTTTCAATGTGATAGCCACAACAGTAGATGGCG AAAACATCTTCATCACAGGATCGATTGACGCCCTCGAGGGATGGAGTCCTGATACTGCTTTGCCTCTTTCTCCTGCCAATTACCCTACATGGAGCA TCACACTAACCCTCCCTGCAAACACCAACTTCGAGTACAAGTACATCCGCAAAATAAACGGCGCCGTTACGTGGCAATCTGACCCCAACAACATACAGAGCACGCCTGCAAATGGAACCCTTGTTACCCACGATTCATGGCGGTAA